The sequence GGCGACTCCTCCCCGTCGGGGCCGGGCTCCCTCAGGGTGGGACTCCGTCCGGCCCGGAGCTCATTCGCCGCTGACGATCAGCCGCTCGAGCTTGTCGAACTTCACCAGCTTCGGAGGCTCGTACTTCTCCGGTTCGACGGTTGTCTTGCGGGACCCGCTCCCGGGCTCTTTCTCGCGTTTGGCCATTCGGCTCACCTCTCCAGGATGAGCTGCTCTTCCCTGAGTTGCTCCAGCACCCGCCGCACGTCCTCGCGGACCTCGGATTCCGGGCACCGGTAGCGCGTGGAAACCCTGGCCACGATCTGGTCGAGGCTGAGCTCATTCTCGACGAGCAGCGTCCAGATGAACGTCCCCGTCGCATTGAGGCCGTAGTAGAAGCTGGTGTCGACGTTGATGATGGCCGCCTCGCCGTCGACCACGCCCCAGACCGCCCTGTCCCGATTCACCGCGTAGGCCGGCAAGGCTCCCTCCCCTGTCGTCCCCCTGATGGCGTGCCCCGCGGCGACACGTGAGCGCACCGTGCCGCGCGAGACCGGGGGCATCCTATCTCAGAGCTTCGGCGAGTGTCAACGCAGATCGCGCAGTCGCAGATCGCGCAGTCGACAAGAGCGTCAGCCGCACGGTAGAGTACCTTGACACATGCTGGCTGCGCTGGCCGGCCTCGGCGTTCTCCTCGCGCTGCTGCTCTTCCCGGGCGTCTATCTGGTTCGACGACAGGAATGGGAGTCGGAGGACGCCTTCGAGATCCTCGCGACCGCGTTCCTGACCTCGGCGGCGTTCTGGGCCTGCGCGCTGTGGCTCCTGCCGGGCGGCTGGTTCTCGAGCGCGGC is a genomic window of Candidatus Methylomirabilota bacterium containing:
- a CDS encoding PqqD family protein, whose product is MPAYAVNRDRAVWGVVDGEAAIINVDTSFYYGLNATGTFIWTLLVENELSLDQIVARVSTRYRCPESEVREDVRRVLEQLREEQLILER